The genomic region TCCACATCGAGGGCTGGTTGACGCGCGCCGACGAGATCGTCGCCCGCGGGCAAGACGCGTACGTGGCGGATGGCCTTCTGCAGGAAGCCGGGGACTCGCTCATGATGAAGCTTGGCGAGGCAGCCAAGCGACTGTCCGAGAAGGGCGTGCTCGCACCAGAAGGCGTCGAGTGGGCACTCGCCATCGCCAACCGGAACTTCCTCATCCACCAGTACGACGAGATCGACCGCGCGCTGACCTGGCCGACTCTGGCGGTCGATCTGCCGGCGTGGCGCACGTCGCTCGCGCCGCTGGTCGACGAAGCGCGGGCCGTCCTCGACGCCGAGTGACCTGACGGGGTTACCGCCCGATGCTCGGGCCACGGCCCGGCCCGGGGGATGGGTAGAACCTCTTGTGATCCTCGGGCCGCATTGAGTTGGCTGCCGGCAGGGGTCCGTAGCGCTCGATGTCGGCCAGCGCTTGGTCTCGTGCGGCGGCGGGCCCGAGGTCGGCGCGATCTCGGGCGAAGGCGGCAGTCCACTGGTCGCGAGCCTCGTTGACGGAGTCAGCGACGAGGTGCGCGGTGTTGCTGTGCCGGCCTCGCGTCATCGCGACGTAGGTGGCGGCAGCCCCACTGCTCTCGTCGAGTACGAAGTGGGCGCGGTCGACGGTGTCTCCCTGCGCACCGTGAACTGTCGTGGCGTAGGCGAGCTCGACGTGGTCGCGGACGTACGGCGTGGGGAGTGTTCGGGTGCCGCGCTCGTTCTGGACCTCGAGCTGACCCAGGCTGTTGCCGCCGATGACGGTCCAGGTGTCGCGGTTCGCCACGTCGAGGTCGCGGTCGTTACGGCGAGTGGCGACCCGGTCGCCGAGGTAGATCGGTCCGCTCGAACCGATGGCCAATGGCGGTGGACCACCCCCGGGCTGGTCCTGTCGGCGACGGTCCTGGATGGTGGCGTTGAGGGTGGAGACGTCGTCGAGCTTCGCGGCGATGACGGTCTCTCCGATGCTGCCAGATTCGGCCAGAGCCGCAGTGCGTTCGACGTCGCTCGGGTGGACAACGATGTTGCCGCGAGCCATCAGGGTGTCGAAGACGGTGCCGGGCTCCTCGCCAGTGCGCATGCGGAGGGTGAGGTCGCTGTAGGCCGGGTCTGAGAATCGGCGCACCGTCTCGAGGGAGACCGTCGACTCGGCTCGGGTCCAGCGAGCGGCATGGTCGAGGACGCCGCCGCGGCCGACGGCGGGCAACTGATGTCGGTCGCCCATGAACGCGACGCGCGCGTCTGACTCGTCGGCGATGATCATCAGCGCTCGCGCCGTGTCCTGGTCGAGCATTCCGGCTTCGTCGATCAGGAGCAGAGCACCGGGTCGGAGGCGGGCATAGCGCTCGGGTTGCCGAAGGTCAGGTCGGACGCGGAGCCAGTTGCCGTCGTCGTCCCATCGGAAGCCGTGCTGGTGGATGACCCAGGCTGCCGACATGGCGGCGACATCAGTCTCGACTCTCGCGACTTGAGCTGCCTTCAGCGTGGGCGTCACGACCAGGAACTGATTGCCTTGGCCTCGGATCACCTGCTCGGCGGCGGCCAAGGTCGTGGTCTTGCCGGCGCCTGCGGCTCCCTCGACCGTGATCAGTCGTCCGGTGCCAGCGAGTGTCGCGACGACCGCTCGCTGTTCGGCATCGAGTGGCTTCGTGGAGTCGGTGGCCGAGTCGGCCAACGGCTCTGCCGGCTTGGCCGACCTCGCGAGAAGTCGGTCCACAAGGTCGGACTCCGTCGCCAGCACGGCGTGCGAACTGAGGGAGCGGATGTGGCCGGGGATGTCGTCGCGGTCGAGCAGGGGTACGCAAGCGGTGACGGTGCGGGCGGTGAGGTCCTCGGCAAGTTCGCGGCGCACCTGAGGATCGACGACGACATCGGAAGCGGCGAGTATCCGCTCGATCTCTCCTCGGATGTCGGCGCTGTTCCAATTGGACCGTCGCGAGCCGAGCCGCTTCTGCACCAGGTCAACGACGGCGTCGCGGTTCAGTGACCCGATTGGCGTGGCGGGGTGTGACTCGTAGCCGAGTGTCGGGGGACGGAAGCCCATCTCGAACAGCTCCTGGGTCCAGCGCTGCGCGAGTTGTTCTCCGTTGCTAGGCACGACTTTGTCGGGTCGGGCCTCGGCCCACGCTCGGCGGTCCCACGTGCGGCGAAGGCGGGCGTCCGGCTCCTGGTGGCGGTGGTCTCGTCGCCATTCGGCTTCGTACCGGGCAACGTTGCGAGCGATCTGCTTCGCACGCTGACTGAAGGCTGATGCGTAGGGCGCGAGCTCGACGATCTCGCCGGAGGCGGGGTCCAGCGTGTACCCGTGTCTGGCGAGCTCGCGGCGAAACTCGGGATCGCATGCGACCGCTGCATGGCCGATGCCGTTGAGCGCTTCGATGGAGTCGACGACGCCGGCGGAGTGGAGGCCTCGCCATCGGCCTTGAGCAAGGACGCGCGCGTTGATCTGCACATGAAGGTGGCGGTGCGGGTCGCCGGCGCGGGACGTGAAGTGGCGGATGACTGCGGCATCGATCTGGTCGACCGGCACCTGA from Aeromicrobium sp. Sec7.5 harbors:
- the mobF gene encoding MobF family relaxase gives rise to the protein MHGGVKFYRGAPKAARAYVEADHSRADDYYLAEGTGVAVLLVATNPDSERPDLAPGVADGETLDGDAYEAWVAGLDGEGKPKGRLRTDGHGLRFVEVVVNGPKTWSVAASIHPEISGAYDRAQDRAAKEIVRWLAANATTRIGPRGRQVQVPVDQIDAAVIRHFTSRAGDPHRHLHVQINARVLAQGRWRGLHSAGVVDSIEALNGIGHAAVACDPEFRRELARHGYTLDPASGEIVELAPYASAFSQRAKQIARNVARYEAEWRRDHRHQEPDARLRRTWDRRAWAEARPDKVVPSNGEQLAQRWTQELFEMGFRPPTLGYESHPATPIGSLNRDAVVDLVQKRLGSRRSNWNSADIRGEIERILAASDVVVDPQVRRELAEDLTARTVTACVPLLDRDDIPGHIRSLSSHAVLATESDLVDRLLARSAKPAEPLADSATDSTKPLDAEQRAVVATLAGTGRLITVEGAAGAGKTTTLAAAEQVIRGQGNQFLVVTPTLKAAQVARVETDVAAMSAAWVIHQHGFRWDDDGNWLRVRPDLRQPERYARLRPGALLLIDEAGMLDQDTARALMIIADESDARVAFMGDRHQLPAVGRGGVLDHAARWTRAESTVSLETVRRFSDPAYSDLTLRMRTGEEPGTVFDTLMARGNIVVHPSDVERTAALAESGSIGETVIAAKLDDVSTLNATIQDRRRQDQPGGGPPPLAIGSSGPIYLGDRVATRRNDRDLDVANRDTWTVIGGNSLGQLEVQNERGTRTLPTPYVRDHVELAYATTVHGAQGDTVDRAHFVLDESSGAAATYVAMTRGRHSNTAHLVADSVNEARDQWTAAFARDRADLGPAAARDQALADIERYGPLPAANSMRPEDHKRFYPSPGPGRGPSIGR
- a CDS encoding HepT-like ribonuclease domain-containing protein, with the translated sequence METSAAKELLHIEGWLTRADEIVARGQDAYVADGLLQEAGDSLMMKLGEAAKRLSEKGVLAPEGVEWALAIANRNFLIHQYDEIDRALTWPTLAVDLPAWRTSLAPLVDEARAVLDAE